In a genomic window of Bradyrhizobium sp. LLZ17:
- the glgA gene encoding glycogen synthase GlgA, whose product MRVLFVTTEMDDFVRVGGLGAVSAALPRALRPFADIRIMLPGYRDIIEQLTHIQVVGRCPAFAEMPACSLGRAATKDGLPVYVLLCSQLYDRPGNPYGDESGRDWPDNDIRFARFASAAAELATGNLDKNWAADLIHANDWQASLVPAYLAWRGSKLPSILTIHNLAYQGLFSKDSLRRIGAPESSFHIDGVEFYDKVSFLKAGLVYASHLTTVSGTYAHEITTPEFGCGMEGLLRLRSDAAELTGILNGIDESWDPRSCAQLAQQFGAGDWVGKKANADYVRKQFGLAVSRGPMFGIVARLVHQKGIDLVLSAADEIVDAGGQIVVTGSGEPALEQALIDAHRRRPDSIGVTIGFNDAQARRIFAGSDFTLMPSRFEPCGLSQMYAQRFGSLPIGHQTGGLAETISDGETGFLFSRPSHGSFLGGVRRAFEAFMAQDQLDSMRRSAMGRSFSWSISAGTYNALYRKLAAV is encoded by the coding sequence TTGAGGGTCTTGTTTGTTACGACAGAGATGGACGATTTCGTCCGCGTCGGCGGACTTGGCGCCGTTTCTGCCGCCCTCCCCAGAGCCCTTCGCCCCTTCGCCGATATCCGGATCATGCTTCCCGGTTATCGCGACATCATCGAGCAACTCACGCATATTCAGGTCGTTGGCCGCTGCCCGGCATTTGCCGAGATGCCGGCGTGCTCTCTCGGCCGGGCCGCCACCAAGGACGGCTTGCCGGTCTATGTGCTGTTGTGCTCGCAGCTCTACGACCGGCCCGGCAATCCCTATGGCGACGAGTCCGGGCGCGACTGGCCGGACAACGACATCCGTTTTGCGCGCTTCGCCTCGGCCGCCGCTGAGCTGGCCACGGGCAATCTGGACAAGAATTGGGCAGCAGACCTGATCCATGCCAACGACTGGCAGGCCTCGCTCGTGCCGGCCTACCTCGCCTGGCGCGGCAGCAAGCTGCCGTCGATCCTGACCATCCATAACCTCGCCTATCAGGGCCTGTTCTCGAAGGACTCGCTGCGGCGGATCGGCGCACCGGAAAGCTCCTTCCACATCGACGGTGTCGAGTTCTACGACAAGGTATCGTTCCTGAAGGCGGGATTGGTCTATGCGTCCCACCTGACGACCGTCAGCGGCACCTATGCGCACGAGATCACCACGCCCGAGTTCGGCTGCGGCATGGAGGGCCTATTGCGGCTGCGCTCCGACGCGGCCGAGCTCACCGGCATCCTCAACGGCATCGACGAGAGCTGGGACCCGCGCTCCTGCGCCCAGCTTGCTCAGCAATTCGGCGCCGGCGACTGGGTCGGCAAGAAGGCCAATGCGGACTATGTGCGCAAGCAGTTCGGGCTCGCGGTGTCGCGCGGACCGATGTTCGGCATCGTCGCGCGGCTCGTGCACCAGAAGGGCATCGACCTCGTGCTGTCGGCAGCCGACGAGATCGTCGATGCCGGCGGGCAGATCGTGGTCACCGGCTCAGGCGAGCCGGCGCTTGAGCAGGCCCTGATCGACGCCCATCGCCGCCGCCCCGATTCGATCGGCGTGACCATCGGCTTCAACGACGCTCAGGCCCGACGCATCTTCGCCGGCAGCGATTTCACCCTGATGCCGTCGCGATTCGAGCCATGCGGATTGAGCCAGATGTACGCCCAGCGCTTCGGCTCGTTGCCGATCGGTCACCAGACCGGCGGCCTCGCCGAGACCATCAGCGATGGCGAGACCGGCTTCCTGTTCTCGAGACCCTCGCACGGATCTTTCCTCGGCGGCGTCCGCCGTGCCTTCGAGGCTTTCATGGCACAGGACCAGCTCGACTCCATGCGCCGCAGCGCCATGGGACGTTCGTTCTCCTGGAGCATCTCGGCCGGCACCTACAACGCGCTGTATCGGAAGCTGGCCGCGGTGTGA
- a CDS encoding oxygenase MpaB family protein, giving the protein MVSEKDLESALDRVRADAAGPVPGVFGPSSVTWQIDREAVVFLGAGRALLLQLAHPWVAAAIAEHSRTLADPIGRFHRTFDIVFAMVFGSLDRALLSSRQLHRRHTMIVGTMPVTVGPFAAGSRYCANDIPSLRWVHATLVETALMAHDLVLPPLSVDERERYWAESKQFGALFGLTADDLPADWAGFAAYTAAMVQSETLTVSAAAREIATQILGGARPWLRPPRWYRALTASLLPERLRAGFGLELDERETMSADNALRWIRRVYPKLPDRLRYVGPYQEAQARLRGEPQPDWMTRCLNRAWIGRPQMDQRGRD; this is encoded by the coding sequence GTGGTGTCCGAGAAAGATCTGGAATCTGCCCTCGATCGGGTCCGGGCTGACGCGGCGGGACCAGTCCCGGGCGTATTCGGCCCGTCCTCGGTGACCTGGCAGATCGATCGGGAGGCGGTCGTCTTTCTTGGCGCCGGCCGCGCGCTGCTGCTGCAACTGGCCCATCCCTGGGTGGCCGCGGCCATTGCTGAGCATTCGCGGACCTTGGCCGATCCGATCGGCCGCTTCCACCGCACCTTCGACATCGTCTTTGCGATGGTGTTCGGCTCGCTCGACCGCGCGCTGCTGTCATCCCGGCAATTGCATCGGCGTCATACGATGATCGTCGGAACGATGCCCGTGACGGTCGGTCCGTTCGCGGCCGGCTCGCGCTACTGCGCCAACGATATCCCGTCGCTGCGCTGGGTTCATGCGACGCTGGTCGAGACCGCGCTCATGGCCCATGACCTGGTCCTGCCGCCGCTCTCGGTGGACGAGCGCGAGCGCTACTGGGCCGAGAGCAAGCAGTTCGGCGCCTTGTTCGGATTGACGGCCGATGACCTGCCGGCGGACTGGGCCGGCTTCGCCGCCTACACCGCGGCGATGGTGCAGTCGGAGACGTTGACCGTCAGCGCGGCCGCACGCGAAATCGCCACGCAAATTCTTGGCGGCGCGCGTCCGTGGCTGCGGCCACCGCGATGGTATCGCGCGCTCACGGCGAGCCTGCTGCCGGAGCGGCTGCGTGCGGGCTTCGGACTTGAACTGGACGAGCGCGAGACGATGTCCGCCGACAACGCGCTGAGATGGATCCGGCGGGTGTATCCGAAATTGCCCGATCGGCTGCGCTATGTCGGTCCCTACCAGGAAGCACAGGCGCGGCTGCGAGGCGAGCCGCAACCTGACTGGATGACGCGTTGTCTCAACAGGGCGTGGATAGGACGGCCGCAGATGGATCAGCGCGGCAGAGATTGA
- the ccoS gene encoding cbb3-type cytochrome oxidase assembly protein CcoS, translating into MEILVILVPLALMLGLAGLVGFLWSLRSGQYDDLDGAAWRAIADDDPPEQVPAKR; encoded by the coding sequence ATGGAAATCCTGGTCATCCTGGTCCCGCTGGCGCTCATGCTCGGACTTGCCGGCCTGGTCGGCTTCCTCTGGTCGCTCCGCAGCGGCCAGTATGACGATCTCGACGGCGCCGCCTGGCGGGCGATCGCCGACGACGATCCCCCGGAGCAAGTGCCGGCCAAGCGCTAG
- a CDS encoding cation-translocating P-type ATPase: protein MQVTRDFSHYVRAAGEGLQHIDLAVEGVHCAGCMAKIERGLSAIPDVTLARVNLTDRRVALEWKQGTLDPASFIDRLEQLGYKAYPYETESAEATEVAESRFLLRCLGVAAFATMNVMMLSIPVWSGNVSDMLPEQRDFFHWLSALIALPAAAYVGQPFFRSAWRALSKNTTNMDVPISIGVCLALGMSVVETINHAEHAYFDAAIMLLTFLLVGRVLDQNMRRRTRAVAGNLAALKAETAAKFIGPDEISQVPVAAIRAGDIVLLRPGERCAVDGTVIEGRSEIDQSLITGETLYVTAGQGTAVYAGSMNISGTLRVRVSAASEATLLAEITRLLDNALQARSRYMRLADRASRLYAPVVHATALLTILGWVVAGASWHDAIVTGVAVLIITCPCALGLAIPTVQTVASGAMFKSGVLLNSGDAIERLAEADHVIFDKTGTLTLPDLEVTNTAGIPADIFQLAGRLALSSHHPVAAAVAQAAGAISPVIGAVEEAGQGVRATVDGVEVRLGRPSFCGAEALTGDATHRDPEASVVAFSRGNEKFILSVRQGLRPDAQAVIAALKARNIGIEILSGDREPAVRAAADALGIAEWRAGVTPADKIARIEELKQRGAKVLMVGDGMNDAPSLAAAHVSMSPISAAHLSQVTADLVFLGQPLVPVVAAIDSARRALHLMRQNLWLAIGYNLLAVPVAISGIVTPLIAAAAMSGSSILVMLNSLRARSRTREIL, encoded by the coding sequence ATGCAGGTGACGCGCGATTTCTCTCACTATGTCCGGGCCGCCGGCGAAGGCCTGCAGCACATTGATCTCGCCGTCGAAGGTGTGCACTGCGCCGGATGCATGGCCAAGATCGAGCGTGGCCTATCCGCCATTCCCGACGTCACGCTGGCGCGCGTGAATCTCACCGACCGGCGCGTCGCGCTGGAATGGAAGCAAGGCACGCTCGATCCTGCCAGCTTCATCGATCGCCTCGAACAGCTCGGCTACAAAGCCTACCCTTACGAGACCGAGAGCGCGGAGGCGACCGAGGTGGCGGAATCGCGCTTCCTGCTGCGCTGCCTCGGGGTCGCGGCGTTTGCGACCATGAACGTGATGATGCTGTCGATCCCGGTGTGGTCCGGCAACGTCTCGGACATGCTGCCCGAGCAGCGCGACTTCTTTCACTGGCTGTCGGCGCTGATCGCCCTGCCGGCGGCAGCCTATGTCGGCCAGCCGTTCTTCCGCTCGGCCTGGCGCGCGCTGTCGAAAAACACCACGAACATGGACGTTCCGATCTCGATCGGGGTGTGCCTTGCGCTCGGCATGTCCGTGGTCGAGACCATCAACCACGCCGAGCACGCCTATTTTGATGCGGCGATCATGCTGCTCACCTTCCTGTTGGTCGGTCGTGTCCTCGACCAGAACATGCGGCGGCGGACCCGCGCGGTCGCCGGCAATCTCGCCGCGCTGAAGGCCGAGACGGCGGCCAAATTCATCGGCCCCGACGAGATCTCGCAGGTGCCGGTCGCCGCGATTCGAGCCGGCGACATCGTTCTGCTACGCCCGGGCGAGCGCTGCGCGGTCGACGGGACCGTGATCGAAGGGCGCTCCGAGATCGACCAGAGCCTGATCACCGGCGAGACGCTCTATGTCACGGCCGGGCAGGGCACCGCGGTGTATGCCGGCTCGATGAATATCTCAGGCACCCTGCGGGTGCGAGTCTCGGCGGCCTCCGAGGCGACGCTGCTGGCCGAGATCACCCGGCTGCTCGACAACGCGCTCCAGGCTCGCTCACGCTACATGCGGCTGGCTGATCGCGCCTCTCGGCTCTATGCGCCGGTGGTGCATGCGACCGCACTGCTGACCATCCTTGGCTGGGTCGTCGCCGGCGCGAGCTGGCATGATGCGATCGTGACCGGCGTCGCCGTGCTGATCATCACCTGTCCCTGCGCACTTGGACTTGCGATCCCGACGGTGCAGACGGTCGCTTCCGGCGCGATGTTCAAGTCCGGTGTGCTGCTCAATTCGGGCGATGCCATCGAGCGGCTGGCCGAGGCCGATCATGTCATCTTCGACAAGACCGGCACGCTGACCCTGCCTGATCTCGAAGTCACCAACACAGCCGGGATTCCCGCCGATATCTTCCAACTCGCCGGCCGGCTGGCGTTGTCGAGCCATCATCCCGTCGCGGCCGCGGTCGCACAGGCCGCAGGGGCCATATCGCCGGTGATCGGTGCGGTCGAGGAAGCCGGGCAGGGCGTGCGCGCCACGGTGGACGGCGTCGAAGTCCGCCTTGGCCGGCCATCGTTCTGCGGCGCCGAGGCGTTGACCGGCGATGCGACCCATCGCGATCCCGAAGCGTCGGTCGTGGCTTTCAGCAGGGGCAACGAAAAGTTCATCCTCTCGGTGCGTCAGGGCCTGCGTCCGGATGCGCAAGCGGTGATCGCGGCGCTGAAGGCGCGCAATATCGGCATCGAGATCCTGTCCGGCGACCGCGAACCGGCGGTGAGGGCGGCGGCCGACGCCCTCGGCATCGCCGAATGGCGCGCCGGCGTCACGCCGGCCGACAAGATTGCGCGGATCGAGGAATTGAAGCAGCGGGGCGCAAAAGTGCTGATGGTCGGCGACGGCATGAACGACGCGCCCTCGCTCGCTGCCGCCCATGTTTCGATGTCGCCGATCTCGGCCGCGCATCTGAGCCAGGTGACCGCCGACCTCGTCTTCCTTGGCCAGCCGCTGGTGCCGGTGGTTGCGGCGATCGATTCCGCGCGCAGGGCGCTGCATTTGATGCGGCAGAACCTCTGGCTCGCGATCGGCTATAATCTGCTAGCGGTGCCGGTTGCGATCAGCGGAATCGTGACGCCCCTGATCGCGGCGGCGGCGATGAGCGGATCGTCGATCCTGGTGATGCTGAATTCGCTGCGGGCACGCAGCCGCACGCGGGAGATTTTGTGA
- a CDS encoding FixH family protein: MASAPKPLTGTKVLAILVAFFGVVIGVNVTMMKLAIATLPGTEVDSPYAAGLSYDREISAAQDQAARKWRVDAHIERSTDGGATLQVEARDASGQPMTGLKFGGRLERPTDKRADLAVELAEAGVGIYRGSTASVAPGQWDLVIEGDARGERVFMSRNRVILN, from the coding sequence ATGGCATCCGCACCGAAGCCGCTGACCGGAACAAAAGTGCTCGCGATATTGGTCGCCTTCTTCGGCGTCGTGATCGGCGTCAACGTGACCATGATGAAGCTCGCGATCGCGACGCTGCCGGGCACCGAGGTCGATAGCCCCTATGCGGCGGGGCTGAGCTATGACCGGGAGATCTCGGCGGCGCAGGATCAGGCCGCGCGCAAATGGCGGGTTGACGCCCATATCGAGCGCAGCACCGATGGTGGCGCCACGCTCCAGGTCGAGGCCCGCGATGCCAGCGGCCAGCCGATGACCGGATTGAAGTTCGGCGGCCGCCTGGAACGGCCGACCGACAAGCGCGCCGATCTCGCGGTCGAACTCGCGGAGGCCGGCGTCGGAATCTATCGCGGCAGCACTGCTTCCGTTGCGCCGGGACAGTGGGACCTCGTGATCGAGGGCGACGCGCGGGGCGAGCGCGTGTTCATGTCGCGCAACCGCGTGATCCTGAATTGA
- the ccoG gene encoding cytochrome c oxidase accessory protein CcoG yields MNKPVNPSEPTSEDDYGPLYAARKKVYPQSVSGTFRRIKWGLMAFCLGVYYFLPFVRWNRGLGAPSQAVLIDLPNSRFYFFFIELWPQEVYYFTGLLIVAAVALFLMNSVGGRIWCGYLCPQTVWTDLFYAVERLIEGDRRERMKKDKSSDPMRLERISEIVLKHSIWLLIAWWTGGAWVLYFNDAPTLVKQLVTFQAPMIAYIWIGILTVTTYALAGYMREQVCTYMCPWPRIQAALTDEWALNVTYRYDRGEKRTSVKKAAELRALGEHAGDCVDCYQCVAVCPTGIDIRNGPQLECIQCGLCIDACDNVMAKIGRPTRLIAYDNDINIQRRQDGKAPIYRIVRARTVVYSAIITAVGGIMLYTLATRSLLDVNVLHDRNPVAVRLSDGSIRNAYTVRLLNKSGYDRVIAIDADGPVNATIHVVGVDSVTPDRPMIVIPRDATSELRLLVTAPAEVNPEKSIPVRFHVTDIGLGEAASATDNFVSP; encoded by the coding sequence ATGAACAAACCCGTGAATCCTAGCGAGCCCACATCGGAAGACGACTACGGACCGCTCTACGCAGCCCGCAAGAAAGTCTATCCCCAGAGCGTGTCCGGTACCTTCCGCCGGATCAAATGGGGCCTGATGGCCTTTTGCCTGGGCGTCTACTATTTCCTGCCGTTCGTGCGCTGGAACCGCGGCCTCGGTGCCCCCAGCCAGGCGGTGCTGATCGATCTCCCCAACAGCCGCTTCTATTTTTTCTTCATCGAGCTGTGGCCGCAGGAGGTCTATTACTTCACCGGTCTGTTGATCGTCGCCGCGGTGGCGCTGTTTCTGATGAATTCCGTCGGCGGCCGCATCTGGTGCGGCTATCTCTGTCCGCAGACGGTCTGGACCGACCTGTTCTACGCCGTCGAACGCCTGATCGAAGGCGATCGCCGCGAGCGGATGAAAAAGGACAAATCATCTGACCCGATGAGGCTCGAGCGCATCTCGGAGATCGTGCTGAAGCATTCGATCTGGCTGCTGATCGCCTGGTGGACCGGCGGCGCCTGGGTTCTCTACTTCAACGACGCGCCGACGCTGGTGAAGCAGCTCGTCACCTTCCAGGCGCCGATGATCGCCTATATCTGGATCGGCATTCTCACCGTCACCACCTACGCGCTCGCCGGCTACATGCGCGAGCAGGTCTGCACCTATATGTGCCCGTGGCCGCGCATCCAGGCCGCGCTCACCGACGAATGGGCGCTCAACGTCACCTATCGCTACGATCGCGGCGAGAAGCGCACCTCGGTGAAAAAGGCCGCCGAGCTGCGCGCGCTCGGCGAGCACGCCGGCGACTGCGTCGACTGCTATCAATGTGTCGCGGTCTGCCCGACCGGCATCGACATCCGCAACGGGCCGCAGCTCGAATGCATCCAGTGCGGGCTCTGCATCGACGCCTGCGACAACGTGATGGCCAAGATCGGCCGGCCGACCCGCCTGATCGCCTACGACAACGACATCAACATCCAGCGCCGCCAGGACGGCAAGGCGCCGATCTATCGCATCGTCCGTGCCCGCACTGTCGTCTACAGCGCGATCATCACTGCCGTCGGCGGCATCATGCTCTACACCCTGGCGACCCGCAGCCTGCTCGACGTCAACGTGCTGCACGACCGCAATCCGGTCGCGGTCAGGCTCAGCGACGGTTCGATCCGCAACGCCTATACGGTTCGGCTGCTGAACAAGAGCGGTTACGACCGCGTCATCGCGATCGACGCCGACGGGCCGGTCAATGCCACGATCCATGTCGTCGGAGTGGACTCGGTGACGCCGGACCGGCCGATGATCGTGATCCCCCGTGATGCCACCAGCGAGCTGCGGCTGCTCGTGACCGCGCCGGCGGAGGTCAATCCGGAGAAGTCGATCCCCGTGCGTTTCCACGTGACCGATATCGGCCTCGGCGAGGCCGCGTCCGCCACCGACAATTTCGTTTCGCCCTAG
- the ccoP gene encoding cytochrome-c oxidase, cbb3-type subunit III — MTDHHGDFDSVSGRSTTGHEWDGIKELNTPLPRWWVITFYLTIVWAIGYWVVYPAWPLISGHTRGVIGYSSRADVAVELANLEKIRGDKMVALGAASLADIEKDPALLALARAKGKTVFGDNCAPCHGSGAAGAKGFPNLNDDDWLWGGTLDQIMQTIQFGARSGHAKTHEGQMLAFGKDGVLKPDEIVTAANYVRALSGLPTRKGYDAAKGEKIFAENCVACHGEAGKGNPELGAPNLTDKIWLYGSDEATLIETISNGRAGVMPAWEGRLDPATIKAMAVYVHSLGGGK; from the coding sequence ATGACAGATCATCACGGCGACTTCGATTCCGTTTCCGGCAGGTCAACGACCGGGCACGAGTGGGACGGCATCAAGGAGCTCAACACGCCGCTGCCGCGCTGGTGGGTGATTACGTTCTACCTCACCATCGTCTGGGCGATCGGCTACTGGGTCGTCTATCCGGCCTGGCCGTTGATCTCGGGCCATACGCGCGGCGTGATCGGGTATTCCTCGCGCGCCGACGTCGCGGTCGAGCTCGCCAACCTCGAGAAGATCCGCGGTGACAAGATGGTCGCGCTGGGTGCGGCCTCGCTCGCCGACATCGAGAAGGATCCCGCGCTGCTGGCGCTCGCCCGTGCCAAGGGCAAGACCGTGTTCGGCGACAATTGCGCCCCGTGTCACGGCAGCGGCGCCGCCGGCGCCAAGGGTTTTCCCAACCTGAACGACGACGACTGGCTGTGGGGCGGAACGCTCGACCAGATCATGCAGACCATCCAGTTCGGCGCGCGCTCCGGTCACGCCAAGACGCATGAAGGCCAGATGCTCGCCTTCGGCAAGGACGGCGTGCTGAAGCCCGACGAGATCGTCACAGCAGCTAACTATGTTCGCGCGCTGTCGGGTCTTCCGACTCGCAAGGGCTATGACGCCGCCAAGGGCGAGAAGATCTTCGCCGAGAATTGCGTCGCCTGCCACGGCGAGGCCGGCAAGGGCAACCCGGAGCTGGGCGCCCCGAACCTGACCGACAAGATCTGGCTCTATGGCTCCGACGAGGCAACCCTGATCGAGACCATCAGCAATGGCCGCGCCGGTGTCATGCCGGCCTGGGAAGGGCGGCTCGATCCCGCCACCATCAAGGCGATGGCGGTCTACGTCCACTCGCTGGGCGGCGGAAAATAG
- a CDS encoding cbb3-type cytochrome oxidase subunit 3 has protein sequence MKAILTLDNLASGLVTTIWTPVFVAIFLAIITYALWPRNKGTFDEAARLPLREE, from the coding sequence ATGAAAGCCATCCTGACACTCGACAATCTCGCATCCGGTCTCGTCACCACGATCTGGACCCCGGTCTTCGTCGCAATCTTTCTCGCGATCATCACCTACGCATTGTGGCCCCGCAACAAGGGCACGTTCGACGAAGCGGCACGCCTGCCGTTGCGCGAGGAGTAA
- the ccoO gene encoding cytochrome-c oxidase, cbb3-type subunit II, with protein MSFWTRHQVFERNSIILIAGILLVIAIGGLVEITPLFYLKSTIEAVDGVRPYTPLELAGRNIYVREGCYLCHSQMIRPLRDEVERYGHFSLAAESMYDHPFQWGSKRTGPDLARVGAKYSDDWHVTHLTNPRAIVPQSVMPGYPFLAHTEVDPDTIADHMRTLRTVGVPYTDDQIANAGADMKAQADPDNAGSDAFTKRYAKAVVRNFDGKAGTPTEMDALISYLQMLGTLVDFKIYNEKANLR; from the coding sequence ATGTCGTTCTGGACACGCCACCAAGTCTTCGAAAGAAACTCGATCATCCTGATCGCCGGCATCTTGCTGGTGATCGCGATCGGCGGTCTCGTCGAGATCACCCCGCTGTTCTATCTCAAGAGCACGATCGAGGCGGTCGACGGGGTACGGCCCTACACGCCGCTGGAACTCGCCGGGCGCAACATCTATGTCCGCGAGGGCTGCTATCTCTGCCATTCGCAGATGATCCGGCCGCTGCGCGACGAGGTCGAGCGCTACGGCCATTTCTCGCTTGCCGCCGAGAGCATGTACGACCACCCGTTCCAGTGGGGCTCCAAGCGTACCGGGCCTGATCTGGCTCGCGTCGGCGCCAAATATTCCGACGACTGGCACGTCACCCATCTGACCAACCCGCGCGCGATCGTACCGCAATCGGTGATGCCCGGTTATCCGTTCCTGGCGCATACCGAGGTCGATCCCGACACGATCGCCGATCACATGCGCACCTTGAGGACCGTCGGCGTGCCCTATACCGACGACCAGATCGCCAACGCCGGCGCCGATATGAAGGCGCAGGCCGATCCGGACAATGCCGGCTCCGACGCCTTCACCAAGCGCTACGCCAAGGCGGTAGTGCGCAATTTCGATGGCAAGGCCGGGACGCCGACCGAGATGGACGCGCTGATCTCGTACCTGCAGATGCTCGGCACGCTGGTCGACTTCAAGATCTACAACGAGAAAGCCAATCTTCGCTGA
- the ccoN gene encoding cytochrome-c oxidase, cbb3-type subunit I produces MQQPSISKSMTTGESGLALVFAVTAFLCVIASAKAVDAPFAFHAALSAAASLAAVFFIMNRYFDRPAALPPAEINGRPNYNMGPIKFSSFMAVFWGIAGFLVGLIIASQLAWPALNLDLPWTSFGRLRPLHTSAVIFAFGGNVLVATSFYVVQKTCRVRLAGDLAPWFVVVGYNFFILIAGTGYLLGVTQSKEYAEPEWYADLWLTIVWVTYLLVFLGTLIKRKEPHIFVANWFYLAFIVTIAVLHLGNNPALPVSVFGSKSYVAWGGIQDAMFQWWYGHNAVGFFLTAGFLAIMYYFIPKRAERPIYSYRLSIIHFWALIFLYIWAGPHHLHYTALPDWTQTLGMTFSIMLWMPSWGGMINGLMTLSGAWDKLRTDPVLRMLVVSVAFYGMSTFEGPMMSIKVVNSLSHYTDWTIGHVHSGALGWVGFVSFGALYCLVPWAWNRKQLYSLKLVNWHFWIATLGIVLYISAMWVSGILQGLMWRAYTSLGFLEYSFIETVEAMHPFYIIRAGGGALFLIGALIMAYNLWMTVRVGEAEVQMPVALQPAE; encoded by the coding sequence ATGCAGCAGCCCTCCATCTCCAAATCCATGACAACAGGTGAAAGCGGCCTGGCGCTCGTGTTTGCGGTCACCGCCTTTCTCTGCGTGATCGCCTCGGCCAAGGCGGTCGACGCGCCCTTCGCCTTCCACGCGGCGCTCAGCGCGGCTGCGAGCCTGGCCGCGGTGTTTTTCATCATGAACCGCTACTTCGACCGGCCGGCGGCGCTGCCGCCTGCGGAGATCAACGGCCGCCCCAACTACAATATGGGCCCGATCAAGTTCTCCTCCTTCATGGCGGTGTTCTGGGGCATCGCGGGCTTCCTCGTCGGCCTCATCATCGCCTCGCAACTGGCCTGGCCCGCGCTGAACCTCGACCTGCCCTGGACCAGTTTTGGCCGCCTGAGGCCGCTGCACACCTCGGCGGTGATCTTCGCCTTCGGCGGCAACGTGTTGGTCGCAACGTCGTTCTACGTGGTGCAGAAGACCTGCCGCGTGCGTCTTGCCGGCGATCTCGCGCCCTGGTTCGTGGTGGTCGGCTACAACTTCTTCATCCTAATCGCCGGCACCGGCTATTTGCTCGGCGTCACCCAGTCGAAGGAATATGCCGAGCCTGAATGGTACGCGGATCTCTGGCTGACGATCGTCTGGGTCACCTATCTTCTGGTGTTCCTCGGTACCCTCATCAAGCGCAAGGAACCGCACATCTTCGTTGCGAACTGGTTCTATCTCGCCTTCATCGTGACGATCGCCGTGCTCCATCTCGGCAATAATCCCGCGCTCCCCGTCTCGGTGTTCGGCTCGAAGTCGTACGTTGCGTGGGGCGGCATCCAGGACGCCATGTTCCAGTGGTGGTACGGCCATAACGCGGTCGGCTTCTTCCTGACCGCGGGCTTCCTCGCCATCATGTACTACTTCATTCCGAAGCGCGCCGAGCGGCCGATCTATTCCTATCGGCTCTCGATCATCCATTTCTGGGCGCTGATCTTCCTCTACATCTGGGCCGGTCCGCATCATCTGCACTACACCGCGCTGCCGGACTGGACGCAGACGCTGGGCATGACCTTCTCGATCATGCTGTGGATGCCCTCCTGGGGCGGCATGATCAACGGCCTGATGACGCTGTCGGGTGCCTGGGACAAGCTGCGCACCGATCCCGTGCTGCGCATGCTGGTGGTCTCCGTCGCCTTCTACGGCATGTCGACCTTCGAAGGTCCGATGATGTCGATCAAGGTGGTCAACTCGCTCAGCCATTACACCGACTGGACCATCGGCCACGTGCATTCCGGCGCGCTCGGCTGGGTCGGGTTCGTCTCCTTCGGCGCGCTGTACTGCCTGGTGCCGTGGGCCTGGAATCGCAAGCAGCTGTACAGCCTGAAGCTCGTCAACTGGCACTTCTGGATCGCGACGCTCGGCATCGTTCTCTACATCTCGGCGATGTGGGTGTCCGGCATCCTCCAGGGCCTGATGTGGCGCGCCTACACCTCGCTCGGCTTCCTCGAATATTCCTTCATCGAAACCGTCGAGGCGATGCATCCCTTCTACATCATCCGTGCCGGCGGCGGCGCGCTGTTCCTGATCGGCGCGCTGATCATGGCCTACAATCTCTGGATGACCGTTCGCGTCGGCGAAGCGGAAGTTCAGATGCCCGTCGCTCTCCAGCCGGCGGAATGA
- a CDS encoding HPP family protein, producing the protein MYKFLEQTVGGYMTRNVRTARRDLDLLELSEMFERDDFNSYPVEDDEQVVGIVTKFDILKCFAFTPSQMLPRYHELMGRKVGDVMTPEFIYVSPDTRLTRVLQIMVEHRIRSIIVLDHAQKLVGIIAREDVIAALKASARD; encoded by the coding sequence GTGTACAAGTTTCTCGAGCAAACCGTCGGCGGCTACATGACGCGCAACGTCCGGACGGCCAGGCGCGATCTCGACCTGCTCGAGCTCAGCGAGATGTTCGAGCGCGACGATTTCAACAGCTATCCGGTCGAGGATGACGAGCAGGTTGTCGGCATCGTCACCAAGTTCGACATCCTGAAGTGCTTCGCCTTCACGCCGAGCCAGATGCTGCCGCGCTATCACGAGCTGATGGGCCGCAAGGTCGGCGACGTCATGACGCCCGAGTTCATCTATGTCAGCCCCGACACGCGGCTGACGCGGGTGCTTCAGATCATGGTCGAGCACCGCATCCGGAGCATCATCGTGCTCGACCACGCCCAGAAGCTGGTCGGAATCATCGCCCGCGAGGACGTCATCGCAGCCCTCAAGGCGAGCGCGCGGGATTGA